Proteins found in one Melospiza georgiana isolate bMelGeo1 chromosome 1, bMelGeo1.pri, whole genome shotgun sequence genomic segment:
- the LOC131096829 gene encoding zinc finger protein 282-like isoform X1 — protein sequence MELAGGSTISLWTVVAAVQALERSVAAHASRLFSLEHRAGNSEKKHQDCEKMVGEFGNQLESKCAALGTLVQEYGRLQKRLENMENLLKNRNLWILRLPPGLEAPKAPAVALENDATGFSTQEWENLEEWQRELYGKVLTGKREALVLLDDVISEPALLSRLQGGEAPCSEEEAPPGEIPAEPEALLFELNVSSWDSREAQENQEGRAGLAEPGHADSSIPEQSFAVTVKQEEEEEPHAKEKGAMEGVEFSELGVEPDTAGHKAQAPAEGGNRPGARRCQERDVRGNPTETGSEDSIIQIKQEEGLCTADRKEEAAEAPAEPCPAQRGFYEPEASSQTRNGSEVDARELPGTEGEHLQRDPATGFQTYARGVSSWIKQEEPPCSEQQDLQKEEISADPSTDESLKRDHPANSLESKTCDLEVPGRPGEVFPKDPSHGVTWDSQWNSEMMETAPTGNGNSLGGDAQYDFFCAQEKSLEKRPCMYRCERSCPQQDLQGEGEIFPGPTYERMFPLLHPHPGETGVGLAEKGMNLGEKGMNLGDKGMNLGDKGMGPGAAPLPCEGPGSHPECRETPPGPGRASLGTEEAAENEESFPTDTSGSSPCWEPPLARGSPAQQQSQARGKSYICSDCGKNFVCHSWLVRHQTSHTGERPYKCSKCDKTYRRKDYLLNHQRRHTGERLFQCPLCSKRFVLKRSLLKHQEGHMQDTHVPLVSWPCGNIRGSVMHSI from the exons ATGGAGCTGGCGGGCGGCAGCACCATCTCGCTGTGGACCGTGGTGGCGGCCGTGCAGGCGCTGGAGCGCAGCGTGGCCGCACACGCGTCCCGACTCTTCAGCCTGGAGCACCGCGCCGGGAACAGCGAGAAGAAGCACCAGGACTGCGAGAAAATGGTCGGGGAGTTCGGGAACCAGCTGGAGAGCAAGTGCGCGGCGCTGGGCACCCTCGTCCAGGAGTACGGGCGGCTCCAGAAGCGCCTGGAGAACATGGAGAACCTGCTGAAGAACAGGAATCTCTGGATCCTGCGGCTGCCCCCCGGGCTGGAGGCCCCCAAG GCCCCGGCTGTGGCGTTGGAAAACGATGCCACCGGCTTTTCCACTCAGGAATGGGAGAACCTGGAGGAGTGGCAGAGGGAGCTGTATGGAAAGGTGCTGACAGGGAAGAGAGaagccctggtcctgctgg ACGATGTCATCTCCGAACCTGCCCTCCTGTCCCGGCTCCAGGGAGGAGAAGCGCCCTGCAGTGAGGAGGAGGCGCCTCCTGGAGAGATCCCAGCAGAACCAG AGGCTCTGCTGTTTGAACTGAACgtgagcagctgggacagcagagaaGCGCAGGAAAACCAGGAGggaagagcagggctggctgaacCTGGCCATG CAGACAGCAGCATTCcagagcagagctttgctgtCACCGTgaagcaggaagaggaggaagagccaCATGCAAAGGAGAAGGGAGCCATGGAGGGTGTGGAGTTCTCTGAGCTTGGTGTGG AGCCGGACACCGCTGGACACAAGGCCCAGGCCCCGGCGGAGGGCGGGAACCGGCCAGGGGCCCGGAGGTGCCAGGAGCGGGATGTGAGAGGGAATCCCACAGAGACCGGCTCTG AGGACAGCATAATCCAGATTAAGCAAGAGGAAGGGTTGTGCACTGCAGATCggaaggaggaggctgcagaagctcctgcagagccctgcccag CACAGCGAGGATTTTACGAGCCTGAGGCATCCAGTCAGACCAGGAATGGCAGCGAGGTGGAtgccagggagctgccaggcacagaggGTGAGCACCTCCAGAGAGATCCTGCCACAG GATTTCAGACTTATGCAAGGGGTGTTTCATCGTGGATTAAACAAGAGGAGCCACCCTGCTCTGAACAACAGGACTTGCAGAAAGAGGAAATCTCTGCAGATCCAAGCACAG ATGAAAGTTTGAAGAGGGACCATCCAGCAAATTCCTTGGAGAGCAAGACCTGTGACTTAGAGGTACCGGGAAGGCCGGGAGAGGTGTTCCCCAAAGATCCCAGCCATGGAGTGACATGGGACAGTCAGTGGAATTCAGAAATGATGGAAACAGCCcccacagggaatgggaacagCCTTGGAGGTGATGCTCAGTACGATTTCTTTTGTGCTCAGGAAaagagcctggagaagaggcccTGTATGTACAGGTGTGAGAGaagctgcccacagcaggacctgcagggagaaggggagaTATTTCCAGGCCCCACATATGAGAGGATGTTCCCTCTGCTGCACCCACACCCAGGAGAGACGGGAGTGGGCCTGgcagagaagggaatgaacCTTGGAGAGAAGGGAATGAACCTTGGAGACAAGGGAATGAACCTTGGAGACAAGGGAAtgggccctggagctgctcccctgccctgtgagGGGCCAGGATCCCACCCTGAGTGCAGAGAGACTCCCCCAGGCCCgggcagggccagcctgggcacagaggAGGCTGCTGAAAACGAGGAGAGCTTCCCCACGGACACCTCGGGGTCCAGCCCCTGCTGGGAGCCGCCCCTGGCCcggggcagccctgcccagcagcagagccaggcccgGGGCAAATCCTACATTTGCAGCGACTGCGGGAAAAACTTTGTGTGCCACTCGTGGCTGGTGAGGCACCAGACCAGTCACACCGGAGAGAGGCCCTACAAGTGCTCCAAGTGTGACAAAACCTACAGGAGGAAGGATTACCTGCTGAACCACCAGCGCCGGCACACGGGGGAGAGGCTTTTCcagtgtcccctctgcagcAAGAGGTTTGTGCTCAAGAGGAGCCTGCTGAAGCACCAGGAGGGTCACATGCAGGACACCCACGTGCCGCTGGTCAGCTGGCCCTGCGGGAACATCAGGGGCTCCGTGATGCATTCCATATAG
- the LOC131090506 gene encoding zinc finger protein 777-like, with product MAELPARLEALERRMERAEAALRELPLAALQLHGVRAAMGEPGERAGLAGGAEGETEEGWEWDGGVAYGVIVGPEPVLQVPVRFEDVAVRFSRQEWASLDEGQKEMYRSVMEGNYEMLVSLYSALSKPELLLQLESEELSTPPESETEAEEMSPELAVEPARQNCTSDDALLETETMDRGCREPEESGNVAEKSENLVEESWGLVEIRGNVIKEIWDVAEENRSSAEENKSQAEENKSQAEENRSQAEDNRSQAEENRSSAEENRSSAEENRSSAEENRSQAEENRSSAEENKSQAEENRSSAEEIKSQAEEIKSQAEEIKSQAEEIKSQAEDNRSSAEGNRSPAKESGNPAEETENLMEESSSPVVPENCSTPPVPLEAPAVPADLSQPRSPPCLLPVHCQDAVAQNSPPPAAGDAEAGIPMEVPQEEVAAENLSMPKTPSKGQEEDKGHEEEAMKDPWNTGQDLVADIPEEPGKEVAPDVHKMTEQADPSPGEPEKDSCVGRPVPWQRNSAREFYSCPICRKTFLLKINLLIHQRGHTNWVPYVCVHCDRKFMSKKKIRRHLRAWAANGTCQPSELEVCPSQVPFPASHPQTWPANGMYQASKPEECPSRTPCPTSQPQTWAPNGSCQPLDANGCPSQGMPCPTSQPQAWAPNGPCQPLDAKACPSQGPCPSSQCPTSQPQTWAANGTCQASKPEECPSQSLCPSSQPQTPSRDCGTVWQEPGPARCSLPPGKVMYTCTECRESFSNQVFLTVHQRRHSGHHLILCPCCNRSFTWVSDFVRQHWMLMGVRPHQCGICQKTFKRFSHLKAHQRIHRRQERPFACANPGPVVAAPAAGDGVGSQAVTPQGWGPAVGP from the exons aTGGCGGAGCTCCCGGCGCGCCTCGAGGCGCTGGAGCGGCGGATGGAGCGGGCGGAGGCGGCGCTGCGGGAGCTGCCCCTCGCCGCCCTGCAGCTCCACGGGGTGAGAGCCGCGATGGGCGAGCCGGGGGAGCGAGCAGGGCTCGCTGGTGGGGCTGAGGGTGAGACCGAGGAGGGCTGGGAGTGGGATGGGGGAGTCGCTTATGGGGTCATTGTGGGGCCGGAG CCGGTGCTGCAGGTCCCGGTGCGGTTCGAGGATGTGGCAGTGCGGTTCAGCCGGCAGGAGTGGGCAAGCCTGGACGAGGGACAGAAGGAAATGTACCGGAGCGTCATGGAAGGCAACTACGAGATGCTGGTGTCCCTGT ACTCTGCCCTGTCCAAGCCCGAACTGTTACTGCAGCTGGAAAGTGAAGAGCTGAGCACGCCGCCAGAATCAGAGACAGAGGCAGAAGAgatgtccccagagctggctgtAG AGCCAGCCCGACAGAACTGCACCAGCGATGATGCACTGCTGGAGACAGAGACAATggacaggggctgcagggagccagaGGAAAGCGGGAATGTGGCAGAGAAAAGTGAGAACCTGGTGGAGGAAAGCTGGGGCCTAGTGGAGATAAGAGGGAACGTGATAAAGGAAATCTGGGATGTGGCAGAGGAAAacaggagctcagcagaggaaaacaagagccaggcagaggaaaacaagagcCAGGCAGAGGAAAACAGAAGCCAAGCAGAGGATAACAGGAGCCAAGCAGAGGAAAacaggagctcagcagaggaaaacaggagctcagcagaggaaaacaggagctcagcagaggaaaacaggagccaagcagaggaaaacaggagctcagcagaggaaaacaagagccaggcagaggaaaacaggagctcagcagaggaAATCAAGAGCCAAGCAGAGGAAATCAAGAGCCAAGCAGAGGAAATCAAGAGCCAAGCAGAGGAAATCAAGAGCCAAGCAGAGGATAacaggagctcagcagagggTAACAGGAGCCCAGCAAAAGAAAGTGGGAACCCAGCAGAGGAGACTGAGAACCTGATGGAGGAAAGCAGTAGCCCAGTGGTCCCAGAGAACTGCAGCACAC CACCTGTCCCTCTGGAAGCCCCTGCTGTCCCGGCGGATCTCAGCCAGCCAagatcccctccctgcctgctgcccgtGCACTGCCAGGACGCCGTGGCTCAGAACAGTCCTCCCCCTGCAGCAG GAGATGCTGAAGCGGGGATCCCGATGGAGGTGCCACAGGAGGAGGTTGCTGCAGAGAATCTGTCAATGCCCAAAACACCCTCCAAGGGTCAAGAAGAGGACAAGGGTCATGAAGAGGAGGCCATGAAAGATCCATGGAATACTGGCCAAGATCTGGTGGCCGACATTCCTGAAGAACCAGGAAAGGAGGTGGCACCAGATGTCCACAAGATGACAGAACAGGcagatcccagcccaggggagcCAGAGAAGGACTCCTGCGTGGGCCGGCCCGTGCCCTGGCAGCGAAATTCCGCCCGGGAATTTTACTCCTGCCCCATCTGCAGGAAAACCTTCCTGCTGAAGATCAACCTCCTGATCCACCAGCGTGGCCACACCAACTGGGTGCCCTATGTCTGCGTCCACTGCGACCGCAAGTTCATGTCCAAGAAGAAAATCAGGCGGCACCTGCGCGCCTGGGCGGCCAACGGGACGTGCCAGCCCTCGGAGCTGGAGGTGTGTCCCAGCCAGGTGCCATTCCCAGCGTCCCATCCCCAAACCTGGCCAGCTAATGGCATGTACCAGGCCTCAAAGCCGGAGGAGTGTCCCAGCAGGACGCCGTGCCCAacatcccagccccaaacctgGGCACCCAATGGCTCCTGCCAGCCTTTGGATGCAAATGGATGTCCCAGCCAAGGGATGCCATGCCCAACATCCCAGCCTCAAGCCTGGGCACCCAATGgcccctgccagcccttggATGCAAAGGCATGTCCCAGCCAGGGGCCATGCCCATCATCCCAGTGCCCAacatcccagccccaaacctgGGCAGCCAATGGCACCTGCCAGGCCTCAAAGCCGGAGGAGTGTCCCAGCCAGAGCCTGTGCCCGTCCTCGCAGCCACAAACCCCGAGCAGGGACTGTGGCACGGTGTGGCAggagcccggccctgcccggtgCTCGCTGCCACCTGGAAAAGTGATGTACACGTGCACCGAGTGCCGGGAGAGCTTCTCCAACCAGGTGTTCCTGACGGTGCACCAGCGCCGGCACTCGGGCCACCACCTCatcctgtgtccctgctgcaacCGCAGCTTCACCTGGGTCTCGGACTTCGTCCGGCAGCACTGGATGCTCATGGGCGTCCGGCCCCACCAGTGTGGCATCTGCCAGAAGACCTTCAAGAGGTTCTCCCACCTCAAGGcccaccagaggatccacaggCGGCAGGAGCGGCCGTTCGCCTGCGCCAACCCGGGGCCCGTTGTGGCGGCTCCCGCGGCAGGGGACGGGGTGGGAAGCCAGGCTGTGaccccccagggatggggcccTGCTGTGGGACCTTGA
- the LOC131096829 gene encoding zinc finger protein 282-like isoform X2: MELAGGSTISLWTVVAAVQALERSVAAHASRLFSLEHRAGNSEKKHQDCEKMVGEFGNQLESKCAALGTLVQEYGRLQKRLENMENLLKNRNLWILRLPPGLEAPKAPAVALENDATGFSTQEWENLEEWQRELYGKVLTGKREALVLLDDVISEPALLSRLQGGEAPCSEEEAPPGEIPAEPEALLFELNVSSWDSREAQENQEGRAGLAEPGHDSSIPEQSFAVTVKQEEEEEPHAKEKGAMEGVEFSELGVEPDTAGHKAQAPAEGGNRPGARRCQERDVRGNPTETGSEDSIIQIKQEEGLCTADRKEEAAEAPAEPCPAQRGFYEPEASSQTRNGSEVDARELPGTEGEHLQRDPATGFQTYARGVSSWIKQEEPPCSEQQDLQKEEISADPSTDESLKRDHPANSLESKTCDLEVPGRPGEVFPKDPSHGVTWDSQWNSEMMETAPTGNGNSLGGDAQYDFFCAQEKSLEKRPCMYRCERSCPQQDLQGEGEIFPGPTYERMFPLLHPHPGETGVGLAEKGMNLGEKGMNLGDKGMNLGDKGMGPGAAPLPCEGPGSHPECRETPPGPGRASLGTEEAAENEESFPTDTSGSSPCWEPPLARGSPAQQQSQARGKSYICSDCGKNFVCHSWLVRHQTSHTGERPYKCSKCDKTYRRKDYLLNHQRRHTGERLFQCPLCSKRFVLKRSLLKHQEGHMQDTHVPLVSWPCGNIRGSVMHSI, translated from the exons ATGGAGCTGGCGGGCGGCAGCACCATCTCGCTGTGGACCGTGGTGGCGGCCGTGCAGGCGCTGGAGCGCAGCGTGGCCGCACACGCGTCCCGACTCTTCAGCCTGGAGCACCGCGCCGGGAACAGCGAGAAGAAGCACCAGGACTGCGAGAAAATGGTCGGGGAGTTCGGGAACCAGCTGGAGAGCAAGTGCGCGGCGCTGGGCACCCTCGTCCAGGAGTACGGGCGGCTCCAGAAGCGCCTGGAGAACATGGAGAACCTGCTGAAGAACAGGAATCTCTGGATCCTGCGGCTGCCCCCCGGGCTGGAGGCCCCCAAG GCCCCGGCTGTGGCGTTGGAAAACGATGCCACCGGCTTTTCCACTCAGGAATGGGAGAACCTGGAGGAGTGGCAGAGGGAGCTGTATGGAAAGGTGCTGACAGGGAAGAGAGaagccctggtcctgctgg ACGATGTCATCTCCGAACCTGCCCTCCTGTCCCGGCTCCAGGGAGGAGAAGCGCCCTGCAGTGAGGAGGAGGCGCCTCCTGGAGAGATCCCAGCAGAACCAG AGGCTCTGCTGTTTGAACTGAACgtgagcagctgggacagcagagaaGCGCAGGAAAACCAGGAGggaagagcagggctggctgaacCTGGCCATG ACAGCAGCATTCcagagcagagctttgctgtCACCGTgaagcaggaagaggaggaagagccaCATGCAAAGGAGAAGGGAGCCATGGAGGGTGTGGAGTTCTCTGAGCTTGGTGTGG AGCCGGACACCGCTGGACACAAGGCCCAGGCCCCGGCGGAGGGCGGGAACCGGCCAGGGGCCCGGAGGTGCCAGGAGCGGGATGTGAGAGGGAATCCCACAGAGACCGGCTCTG AGGACAGCATAATCCAGATTAAGCAAGAGGAAGGGTTGTGCACTGCAGATCggaaggaggaggctgcagaagctcctgcagagccctgcccag CACAGCGAGGATTTTACGAGCCTGAGGCATCCAGTCAGACCAGGAATGGCAGCGAGGTGGAtgccagggagctgccaggcacagaggGTGAGCACCTCCAGAGAGATCCTGCCACAG GATTTCAGACTTATGCAAGGGGTGTTTCATCGTGGATTAAACAAGAGGAGCCACCCTGCTCTGAACAACAGGACTTGCAGAAAGAGGAAATCTCTGCAGATCCAAGCACAG ATGAAAGTTTGAAGAGGGACCATCCAGCAAATTCCTTGGAGAGCAAGACCTGTGACTTAGAGGTACCGGGAAGGCCGGGAGAGGTGTTCCCCAAAGATCCCAGCCATGGAGTGACATGGGACAGTCAGTGGAATTCAGAAATGATGGAAACAGCCcccacagggaatgggaacagCCTTGGAGGTGATGCTCAGTACGATTTCTTTTGTGCTCAGGAAaagagcctggagaagaggcccTGTATGTACAGGTGTGAGAGaagctgcccacagcaggacctgcagggagaaggggagaTATTTCCAGGCCCCACATATGAGAGGATGTTCCCTCTGCTGCACCCACACCCAGGAGAGACGGGAGTGGGCCTGgcagagaagggaatgaacCTTGGAGAGAAGGGAATGAACCTTGGAGACAAGGGAATGAACCTTGGAGACAAGGGAAtgggccctggagctgctcccctgccctgtgagGGGCCAGGATCCCACCCTGAGTGCAGAGAGACTCCCCCAGGCCCgggcagggccagcctgggcacagaggAGGCTGCTGAAAACGAGGAGAGCTTCCCCACGGACACCTCGGGGTCCAGCCCCTGCTGGGAGCCGCCCCTGGCCcggggcagccctgcccagcagcagagccaggcccgGGGCAAATCCTACATTTGCAGCGACTGCGGGAAAAACTTTGTGTGCCACTCGTGGCTGGTGAGGCACCAGACCAGTCACACCGGAGAGAGGCCCTACAAGTGCTCCAAGTGTGACAAAACCTACAGGAGGAAGGATTACCTGCTGAACCACCAGCGCCGGCACACGGGGGAGAGGCTTTTCcagtgtcccctctgcagcAAGAGGTTTGTGCTCAAGAGGAGCCTGCTGAAGCACCAGGAGGGTCACATGCAGGACACCCACGTGCCGCTGGTCAGCTGGCCCTGCGGGAACATCAGGGGCTCCGTGATGCATTCCATATAG
- the LOC131090532 gene encoding zinc finger protein GLI4-like: protein MAQWGRAQVPAGPPGTGSPAAPAGPRARPPLTALFPPQQDPERAPEAWPGAGPDPGAGPGGAAPAELSLRAVAVAERRLERGVEAAERRLERLERRVAGLERTVRAGGARLAALLRDNSRRLRRIQRQLRRCRCGGNRTATGSGTARERTQVPAAGEGEEAALPEQELGSSVGSRELRGIARKGSYEAMVPLGSEDDGSKAALLPPAEDREDPGSPGLPDKGAGPGQLGDSEMIVIKTEEQQPQEDGAELLALPMVPAVRLDEEVPLGQEQPVSWESHGVAGPKAAGEGLGEFCLGEFKPVVVPVEAHPAPGLPFPAEHALGAGTEQPFALAQGMPLPEDPAAEVASPQAGWEQQQSAQDDPRALPPGWKSVRLTRNLLARQQSRERKSNGSFICTSCGKSLAHHAALLRHQRLHTGERPFQCPACGKSFNEKSNLNKHYRIHTGERPYRCPACGKGFVQKHHLQKHQRIHGPQLRSAWPGRPARGGAAGERLYRCIECAESFPQKASLEEHQRRHTQQRPFQCHGCTKSFRHRQSLNHHQKVHAVSASPAGSLPGHEPELEPCEALSQDNR, encoded by the exons ATGGCCCAGTGGGGCCGCGCTCAGGTACCGGCGGGACCCCCCGGCACCGgcagccccgcggccccggcgggaccccgggcccggccgcccCTCACCGCCCTCTTCCCCCCGCAGCAGGACCCCGAGCGGGCGCCCGAGGCCTGGCCGGGCGCGGGCCCCGATCCCGGCGCGGGCcccggcggggccgccccggcGGAGCTGTCGCTGCGGGCGGTGGCGGTGGCGGAGCGGCGGCTGGAGCGGGGCGTGGaggcggcggagcggcggcTGGAGCGGCTGGAGCGGCGCGTGGCGGGGCTGGAGCGCACGGTGCGGGCCGGCGGGGCCCGGCTGGCCGCGCTCCTCAGGGACAactcccgccgcctccgccgcaTCCAGCGCCAGCTCCGCCGCTGCCGCTGCGGGGGAAACCGCACCGCGACCGGTTCCGGGACCGCCCGGGAGCGGACACAG GTGCCAGCAGCGGGCGAGGGCGAGGAGGCCGCTCTGCccgagcaggagctggggagcagcgtgggcagccGGGAGCTCCGTGGGATCGCCAGGAAGGGCAGCTACGAGGCCATGGTCCCTCTCG gctCTGAGGATGATGGTTCCAAAGCTGCGCTGCTGCCACCAGCCGAGGACAGGGAGGATCCAGGGAGCCCCGGGCTGCCGGACAAGGGAGCGGGGCCAGGACAGCTTGGTGACA GTGAGATGATCGTGATCAAGacagaagagcagcagccgCAGGAGGACGGAGCCGAGCTCCTGGCGCTGCCGATGGTGCCCGCGGTCAGGCTGGACGAGGAGGTTCCCCTCGGCCAGGAGCAGCCGGTGTCCTGGGAGAGCCACGGCGTGGCGGGGCCCAAGGCGGCCGGGGAGGGCCTGGGGGAATTCTGCCTGGGGGAATTCAAGCCGGTGGTGGTGCCGGTGGAGGCTCACCCCGCGCCGGGGCTGCCGTTCCCCGCCGAGCACGCCCTGGGCGCGGGCACGGAGCAGCCGTTCGCGCTCGCCCAAGGGATGCCGCTGCCAGAGGACCCCGCGGCCGAGGTGGCATCGCCGCAGGccggctgggagcagcagcagagcgcCCAGGACGATCCCCGGGCGCTGCCGCCGGGCTGGAAGAGCGTCCGGCTGACGCGGAACCTGCTGGCGCGGCAGCAGAGCCGGGAGAGGAAGAGCAACGGCTCCTTCATCTGCACGTCCTGCGGGAAGAGCCTGGCGCACCACGCCGCGCTGCTGCGGCACCAGCGCCTGCACACGGGCGAGCGGCCCTTCCAGTGCCCGGCCTGCGGCAAGAGCTTCAACGAGAAGTCCAACCTCAACAAGCACTACCGCATCCACACCGGCGAGCGGCCGTACCGCTGCCCCGCCTGCGGCAAGGGCTTCGTGCAGAAGCACCACCTGCAGAAGCACCAGCGCATCCACGGCCCGCAGCTCCGCAGCGCTTGGCCGGGCCGGCCGGCTCGGGGCGGCGCCGCCGGGGAGCGGCTCTACCGCTGCATCGAGTGCGCCGAGAGCTTTCCCCAGAAAGCGTCGCTGGAGGAGCACCAGCGGCGGCACACGCAGCAGCGCCCCTTCCAGTGCCACGGCTGCACCAAGAGCTTCCGGCACCGCCAGTCGCTCAACCACCACCAGAAGGTGCACGCCGTGAGCGCCTCCCCGGCCGGCAGCTTGCCGGGACACGAGCCGGAGCTGGAGCCCTGCGAGGCTCTGAGCCAGGACAATCGGTAG